In Ostrea edulis chromosome 6, xbOstEdul1.1, whole genome shotgun sequence, a single window of DNA contains:
- the LOC125683065 gene encoding nuclear receptor subfamily 1 group D member 2-like, giving the protein MMLEVESNAESLQDKKLSNGIKRKDVKGKKREKYIPTSEPLELPFCRICGKRASGIHFGVYSCEACKAFFRRCLQRKTPFKCDKGGDCVIDEQQKGLNCSACRLKKCQDIGMSKEGIRIGRYSTAERTNVIMEVKKLNASTETAQRLSLTPHFKDTGCPSFTEFLVNTSESLNIPQNLDALDIPQDLQLIEDPILFADDRYLEVETSSDGSKGSPYSQSENSSASSLSSPSSFSVITPNSAEYLSSVVELLDVSQMPSPGGPLNQLFDCEEGNQIVNQLMTGYHYLQPFTKSLTDEELKDIFTHGVEQYEEKVRLFGKMQYLSIEEYREIYRKTQIDVDGRIELYSLGRTEMNKMFNEYVKFSHGIIGFTSLPPKDQAALLKAANFDFSMIVDYRAIDMDKEMVLSYTGKLLPMSECCPHTPLETIKRWSEFCAEIQRLYLSPQEHALMLGICLTFQDRCQLEYPEKVEEIQNKMIKALVILLQDVHKQGSGRRLAKIMDMFVRLRDMNKEFYDLLEEICKDEFVTECIPEIFLYF; this is encoded by the exons ATGATGCTTGAAGTTGAATCAAATGCAGAAAGTTTGCAGgacaaaaaactttcaaatggAATTAAACGTAAAGACGTAAAGGGCAAGAAAAGGGAAAAGTATATTCCTACATCAGAGCCCCTGGAGCTTCCCTTCTGTCGTATATGTGGAAAGAGAGCATCGGGAATACACTTTGGAGTGTACAGCTGTGAAGCCTGTAAG GCTTTCTTCAGACGATGTTTACAACGAAAAACACCATTTAAATGTGACAAGGGTGGTGACTGTGTGATAGATGAACAACAGAAAGGCCTGAATTGTTCCGCATGTCGCCTGAAAAAATGTCAAGACATAGGAATGTCAAAAGAAG GTATTCGAATAGGTCGCTACTCTACAGCAGAGAGAACCAATGTCATAATGGAGGTCAAGAAACTGAATGCCTCAACAGAAACTGCCCAGCGACTGTCCTTGACTCCCCATTTCAAGGACACTGGGTGTCCATCATTTACCGAGTTCCTAGTAAACACttcagaaagtttaaatattCCCCAAAACTTGGATGCCTTGGATATTCCTCAAGATTTACAATTGATTGAGGATCCAATCCTGTTTGCAGATGACAGATATTTAGAGGTGGAGACATCTTCAGATGGCAGTAAAGGATCACCATACAGCCAATCAGAAAACTCCTCTGCATCGTCTCTTTCCTCTCCATCGTCTTTTTCAGTAATCACTCCTAATTCTGCAGAATATCTCAGTAGCGTAGTTGAATTGTTAGATGTTAGTCAGATGCCTTCACCCGGTGGACCCCTGAACCAGTTGTTTGATTGCGAAGAAGGTAACCAGATTGTAAACCAGCTGATGACTGGTTATCATTATCTCCAACCATTCACAAAGTCCCTGACAGACGAGGAACTCAAAGACATTTTTACACATGGAGTT GAACAATATGAAGAAAAGGTGAGGCTGTTTGGGAAGATGCAGTATTTGTCAATAGAAGAATACAGAGAGATATATAGAAAGACCCAGATTGATGTGGATGGTAGGATAGAACTCTACAGCTTAGGGCGAACGGAGATGAACAAAATGTTCAACGAGTATGTCAAGTTCAGTCATGGTATTATTGGCTTCACATCCCTGCCTCCAAAGGACCAAGCTGCTTTATTAAAAG CTGCCAATTTTGACTTTAGCATGATCGTGGATTATCGTGCGATAGATATGGACAAGGAGATGGTGTTAAGTTACACTGGGAAACTGCTGCCAATGAGTGAATGCTGCCCCCACACACCTCTGGAGACTATAAAACGATGGTCAGAGTTCTGCGCAGAGATACAAAGACTATATCTGAGTCCCCAGGAGCATGCGTTAATGCTTGGAATTTGCCTGACATTTCAAG ACAGGTGTCAGCTGGAGTATCCAGAGAAAGTGGAGGAAATTCAGAACAAGATGATAAAGGCACTGGTCATTTTATTACAAGATGTTCACAAACAAGGAAGTGGGCGACGACTGGCAAAAATCATGGACATGTTTGTACGCCTGCGTGATATGAACAAGGAATTCTATGACCTCCTAGAAGAAATTTGTAAAGATGAATTTGTAACAGAATGCATTCcggaaatatttctttatttttga